One genomic window of Desulfuromonas sp. AOP6 includes the following:
- a CDS encoding DMT family transporter, translating to MKSAAIKSDVLLLLTATIWGFAFVAQRLGMDHVGPFTFNGVRFALGSLSLVPLWLLSRRRVNRALVASTDRAGKVLLWGGIAAGLALFTGASLQQVGLVYTTAGKAGFITGLYVILVPILGLIWRQRPQAGTWAGATLAVFGLYLLCVTEEFTIAFGDLLELLGAFFWAGHVLLIGWLSPRVDAIRLSCIQFAVCSLLSLATAVVLEVISLQGLLSAALPILYGGLMSVGVAYTLQVIAQREAHPAHTAIILSLEGAFAALGGWLILGETLSARGLLGCLFMLAGMLFSELSGFFVRRRQIAGAV from the coding sequence ATGAAAAGTGCGGCTATTAAATCTGATGTGCTTTTGTTGCTGACGGCAACGATTTGGGGCTTTGCCTTTGTCGCCCAGCGTCTGGGCATGGACCACGTAGGGCCCTTTACCTTTAATGGGGTTCGTTTTGCCCTGGGCAGTCTTTCCCTGGTCCCGCTGTGGCTTCTGAGCCGGCGAAGGGTTAACAGGGCCCTGGTCGCCTCGACTGACCGTGCCGGCAAGGTTTTGCTCTGGGGTGGAATTGCTGCCGGACTGGCCCTTTTTACCGGTGCTTCTCTGCAACAGGTCGGCCTCGTCTATACGACTGCCGGCAAAGCGGGGTTTATCACGGGACTTTATGTGATTCTCGTACCCATTCTGGGCTTGATCTGGCGTCAGCGCCCTCAAGCCGGCACCTGGGCAGGGGCCACTTTGGCCGTTTTCGGCCTCTACCTGCTTTGTGTGACGGAAGAGTTCACCATCGCCTTCGGGGATCTGCTGGAACTGCTTGGCGCCTTTTTCTGGGCCGGGCATGTTCTGCTTATCGGCTGGCTGTCTCCCCGCGTGGACGCCATCCGCCTGTCATGTATCCAGTTTGCCGTCTGCTCTCTGCTCAGCTTGGCCACGGCGGTCGTCTTGGAGGTGATCAGCCTGCAGGGCCTGCTGTCTGCGGCCTTGCCCATCCTCTATGGTGGTCTGATGTCCGTCGGGGTCGCCTACACCCTGCAGGTTATCGCCCAGCGCGAGGCCCATCCCGCCCATACGGCCATTATTCTCAGCCTCGAAGGCGCCTTCGCCGCACTGGGTGGGTGGCTGATCCTGGGGGAAACCCTGTCGGCTCGCGGCCTGCTCGGCTGCCTGTTCATGCTGGCCGGCATGCTGTTTTCGGAACTGTCCGGCTTTTTTGTGCGAAGGCGGCAAATAGCAGGCGCTGTTTGA
- the larE gene encoding ATP-dependent sacrificial sulfur transferase LarE yields MSPSVPYTRLLAHLTPMGRVAVAFSGGVDSTLLLHAAVEALGTANVLALTAASRVLPRQELEDSRAFTASRGLRHEFVDIDPLAQEEVRANDPRRCYFCKQLIFSHLLQRAKTAGFDSLIDGTNADDALDYRPGTQAARELGVRSPLEEAGLGKADIRALGRQAGLPGWDKPPLTCYLTRFPYGTTITAERLHQVSRCEEFLASRGFTGFRVRYHDQVARLEMSPDQFQRLLDPSLRHEVIATCRQAGFTYVALDLDGYRQGSLNPTGLSANS; encoded by the coding sequence ATGTCTCCATCTGTACCGTACACCCGTTTACTGGCTCATCTGACTCCAATGGGCCGCGTGGCCGTCGCCTTTTCGGGCGGCGTCGATTCGACCCTGCTGCTGCATGCCGCCGTGGAGGCGCTGGGGACGGCAAACGTTCTGGCGCTCACCGCCGCATCAAGAGTTCTCCCCCGGCAGGAGTTGGAGGACAGCCGTGCTTTTACCGCGTCAAGAGGCCTCCGTCACGAATTCGTCGACATCGACCCGCTGGCGCAGGAAGAGGTCCGGGCCAACGATCCCCGGCGCTGCTATTTCTGCAAACAGCTTATTTTTTCCCACCTTCTCCAGCGTGCAAAGACAGCTGGCTTCGACAGCCTTATCGACGGCACCAACGCCGACGACGCCCTCGATTACAGGCCAGGGACCCAAGCCGCCCGCGAACTGGGTGTACGCTCCCCCCTGGAGGAAGCCGGACTGGGCAAGGCCGACATCCGCGCCCTGGGCCGCCAGGCGGGGCTGCCGGGCTGGGACAAGCCGCCGCTCACCTGCTATCTGACCCGCTTCCCCTACGGGACGACCATCACCGCGGAGCGCCTCCACCAGGTCAGCCGCTGCGAAGAATTTCTGGCCAGCCGCGGTTTTACAGGGTTCAGGGTACGCTACCATGATCAGGTCGCGCGCCTCGAAATGTCCCCAGACCAATTTCAGCGACTGCTCGACCCGTCTCTGCGGCACGAAGTCATCGCGACCTGTCGTCAGGCCGGTTTTACCTACGTGGCCCTCGACCTGGACGGATACCGTCAGGGCAGCCTGAACCCGACGGGTCTTTCAGCCAACTCGTGA
- the lysA gene encoding diaminopimelate decarboxylase, translating into MPMSQDFKNRLFPVAKDIAAHYGTPFHIYDETGIRETGENLKKAFAGIDGFQEFFAVKALPNKAILRLMKEMGFGFDCSSIPELILAREVGAKPEDIMFTSNNTSEEEFLFAAQDGGCVLNLDDISLISKVPVFPELICFRYNPGPRRTGNVIIGNPVEAKYGVTHEQVIDAYRMAQERGAKRFGLHTMVASNELDYTYMVETTRMVLDIAELVEKELGIRFEFVNIGGGFGIPYKPEQQPLDLAAMSKEITAQFDAFKTKHGYAPRMYMESGRYMTGPHGALVTTAINHKDTYRKYVGVDACMSSLMRPALYGSYHHIDVLGKEDQPRSEVYDVVGSLCENNDKFAIQRELPPIVEDDLVIIHDTGAHGHAMGFQYNGRLRPKELLLHGDGRVELIRRAETVEDYFATYNFTPDTFVPQKG; encoded by the coding sequence ATGCCTATGTCACAAGATTTTAAAAACCGTCTCTTTCCCGTGGCGAAGGATATCGCCGCCCACTACGGCACCCCCTTTCACATCTATGACGAAACCGGCATCCGTGAAACCGGCGAGAACCTGAAAAAGGCCTTTGCCGGCATCGACGGCTTTCAGGAATTCTTCGCGGTCAAGGCCCTGCCCAACAAAGCCATCCTGCGCCTGATGAAGGAGATGGGCTTCGGCTTCGACTGCAGCTCCATCCCCGAACTCATTCTGGCCCGTGAAGTCGGCGCCAAGCCCGAAGACATCATGTTCACCTCCAACAACACCAGCGAGGAGGAGTTCCTCTTCGCCGCCCAGGACGGCGGCTGCGTCCTCAATCTCGACGACATCAGCCTCATCAGCAAAGTGCCCGTCTTCCCTGAGCTGATCTGCTTCCGCTACAACCCCGGGCCCCGCCGCACGGGCAACGTCATTATCGGCAACCCGGTGGAAGCCAAGTATGGCGTCACCCACGAGCAGGTCATCGATGCCTACCGTATGGCCCAGGAGCGCGGCGCCAAGCGCTTCGGTCTGCACACCATGGTCGCCTCCAACGAGCTCGACTACACCTATATGGTGGAGACGACCCGCATGGTGCTCGACATCGCCGAACTGGTGGAAAAAGAGCTCGGCATCCGCTTCGAGTTCGTCAACATCGGCGGCGGTTTCGGCATCCCCTACAAGCCCGAACAGCAGCCCCTCGACCTGGCGGCCATGTCCAAGGAGATCACCGCCCAGTTCGACGCCTTCAAGACCAAGCACGGCTACGCCCCGCGTATGTACATGGAAAGCGGCCGCTACATGACCGGCCCCCACGGCGCTCTGGTGACCACCGCCATCAACCACAAGGACACCTACCGCAAGTACGTCGGCGTCGACGCCTGCATGTCCTCGCTGATGCGCCCGGCCCTGTACGGCTCCTATCACCACATCGACGTCCTCGGCAAGGAAGACCAGCCCCGCAGCGAGGTCTACGACGTGGTCGGCTCCCTGTGCGAAAACAATGACAAGTTCGCCATCCAGCGCGAGCTCCCCCCCATCGTCGAGGATGACCTCGTCATCATCCACGACACCGGCGCCCACGGGCACGCCATGGGCTTCCAGTACAACGGCCGCCTGCGTCCCAAGGAGCTGCTGCTGCACGGCGACGGCCGCGTCGAGCTGATCCGCCGGGCCGAGACGGTGGAGGACTACTTCGCCACCTACAACTTCACTCCGGACACCTTCGTGCCGCAAAAGGGGTGA
- the cysK gene encoding cysteine synthase A, with amino-acid sequence MPIVLSENPLGQIGNTPLVCLTKLTDANSATIWGKMEGLNPGGSVKDRIALAMVEAAEAAGEIRPGDTLIEPTSGNTGIGLSLVCAVKGYRLILTMPETMSLERRRLLSAYGAELVLTPGNLGMRGAIDKAEDLAASNGSLMLHQFKNRANPRVHEQTTGPEIAEALNGKIDAFVAGVGTGGTITGVGRVLRRHNPGVHIVAVEPAASPVLSGGDPGPHMIQGIGAGFIPDTLDTSIYNEILPVSNEEAMNTARRLAREEGLFAGISAGANVFAAMQVARRLGAGKNVVTILCDTGERYLSTGIFD; translated from the coding sequence ATGCCCATCGTTTTGAGCGAAAATCCACTGGGACAGATCGGCAACACGCCCTTGGTGTGCCTGACCAAATTGACGGACGCCAACAGTGCTACCATCTGGGGTAAAATGGAAGGACTCAATCCTGGTGGCAGCGTCAAAGACCGCATTGCTCTGGCCATGGTCGAAGCGGCCGAGGCGGCCGGAGAAATACGCCCCGGCGACACTCTCATCGAGCCGACCAGTGGCAATACGGGCATCGGCCTGTCGCTGGTCTGCGCCGTCAAGGGTTATCGCCTGATTTTGACCATGCCCGAAACCATGAGCCTGGAGCGACGCCGCCTGCTGAGCGCCTACGGGGCCGAACTGGTTCTCACTCCCGGCAACCTCGGCATGCGCGGAGCGATCGACAAGGCGGAGGATCTGGCCGCGAGCAACGGCAGCCTTATGCTGCACCAGTTCAAAAACAGGGCCAATCCCCGCGTCCACGAACAAACGACCGGCCCGGAAATCGCGGAGGCCCTAAATGGCAAGATCGACGCCTTTGTCGCCGGCGTCGGCACGGGCGGCACCATCACCGGCGTCGGTCGGGTTCTGCGCCGGCACAACCCAGGCGTCCACATTGTCGCCGTGGAACCGGCAGCTTCCCCCGTGCTCTCCGGTGGCGATCCCGGGCCGCACATGATTCAGGGCATCGGTGCCGGCTTTATCCCCGACACTCTCGACACCTCGATCTACAATGAAATTCTGCCGGTCAGCAACGAGGAAGCCATGAACACAGCCCGCCGCCTGGCCCGGGAGGAAGGTCTTTTCGCTGGCATCTCGGCCGGAGCCAACGTCTTTGCCGCCATGCAGGTTGCCCGTCGCCTGGGGGCTGGCAAGAACGTGGTGACCATTCTCTGCGACACGGGCGAACGCTACCTCTCCACCGGCATCTTCGATTAG
- a CDS encoding TIGR02266 family protein gives MKTAKKILLVDDVKFFLDMEKSFFARENIQVTTAQSAREVVPLMRALRPNLVIMDLHMPEMDGATCCRQIKSDPELFTTPVILISDSEDLDERELCRNAGCDEVISRPLNRHRLRQVAREFLQIAERATPRVKIRMLVHYGVEDEKTLHDYSVNISAGGIFLETSHPMPVDTPVTLDFFVPGVEETIRCKGRVTWLNAALSKTKPDFPAGVGIAFEEIPAADSQRIREFIHAECAPLPGGDWAQQANL, from the coding sequence GTGAAAACAGCTAAAAAAATTCTTCTGGTCGATGACGTGAAGTTTTTTCTGGATATGGAAAAATCGTTTTTTGCCCGGGAGAACATCCAGGTTACCACTGCGCAGAGCGCCCGCGAGGTGGTTCCGCTCATGCGCGCGCTGCGACCGAACCTGGTCATCATGGATCTTCATATGCCGGAAATGGATGGCGCTACCTGCTGCCGGCAGATCAAGAGCGACCCCGAACTCTTCACCACCCCGGTCATTCTCATCAGCGACAGTGAAGACCTGGATGAGCGGGAACTCTGTCGGAATGCCGGCTGCGACGAAGTCATTTCGCGGCCCCTGAACCGCCATCGCCTGCGTCAGGTCGCCAGAGAATTCCTGCAGATCGCCGAACGCGCCACTCCACGGGTCAAAATCCGGATGCTGGTTCACTACGGCGTCGAGGATGAAAAGACCCTGCATGATTATTCCGTCAACATCAGCGCTGGAGGCATTTTTCTGGAGACCTCCCATCCCATGCCGGTGGACACGCCGGTGACGCTTGATTTTTTTGTCCCTGGTGTCGAGGAGACGATCCGCTGCAAAGGGCGGGTCACCTGGCTGAATGCCGCCCTGAGCAAAACCAAACCGGACTTTCCAGCCGGCGTCGGCATCGCCTTTGAGGAAATACCGGCCGCCGACAGCCAGCGCATCCGGGAATTCATCCATGCCGAATGCGCACCCCTTCCGGGCGGAGACTGGGCTCAGCAGGCCAACCTGTAA
- a CDS encoding response regulator: MERKRFGEILVEAGVLTQLNLERALALQEQKGERLGKILEDLELISEKDITLVLAHQYGMQAVSKIAERPVSESTLHLLDAQTALERLVFPLRRTEKALFLAVVNPADRESLDDLSHRLNLRIVPFLTTPTEIQSAVRRHYFGETVGVLNRRWRILLVGSESALVQKIRETLAAEGYEIYGGEDMAEGLRAVLRHSPHLVLVDTAMAQMDGFEMVQILQSNDVTRKIPTIAVTGTPSLQEEVDLLDGGYFDYLGAPLPPERLLARTKRALVFTYGKVDEPIEV; this comes from the coding sequence GTGGAGCGCAAACGATTTGGTGAAATTCTGGTTGAAGCAGGGGTGCTGACCCAACTCAACCTGGAAAGGGCTCTGGCCCTGCAGGAGCAAAAAGGGGAGAGGCTGGGAAAGATCCTGGAGGATCTGGAGCTGATCAGCGAGAAGGACATCACTCTGGTTCTCGCCCATCAGTATGGGATGCAGGCGGTGTCCAAGATTGCCGAGCGGCCTGTTTCTGAAAGCACCCTGCATCTTCTGGATGCGCAAACAGCCCTCGAACGCCTGGTCTTTCCCTTGCGACGCACCGAAAAGGCCCTGTTTTTGGCGGTCGTCAATCCGGCTGACCGCGAAAGCCTTGACGATTTGAGCCATCGACTCAATCTGCGGATTGTCCCCTTCCTGACGACACCAACCGAGATCCAGAGCGCGGTCAGGCGCCATTATTTTGGGGAAACGGTCGGCGTGCTCAACCGGCGCTGGCGGATTCTGCTGGTGGGTTCGGAAAGTGCCCTGGTGCAAAAGATCCGGGAGACCCTTGCGGCTGAGGGATACGAGATTTATGGCGGGGAGGATATGGCTGAAGGGCTCAGAGCGGTCCTCCGTCACTCGCCGCACCTGGTTCTGGTCGACACGGCCATGGCTCAGATGGATGGCTTTGAAATGGTGCAGATTCTGCAATCCAATGATGTGACCCGGAAAATTCCCACCATCGCCGTGACTGGGACGCCCAGCCTGCAGGAAGAGGTCGACCTCCTGGATGGGGGCTATTTCGACTATCTTGGTGCGCCATTACCGCCGGAGCGTCTGCTCGCCCGCACGAAACGGGCTCTGGTTTTCACCTACGGCAAAGTGGACGAACCCATCGAGGTGTGA
- a CDS encoding Rrf2 family transcriptional regulator, which produces MKLSTKGRYGVRALFDMAYHSGALPTQIKDISRRQDISPRYLEQIFQDLKKAGLLKSKRGPQGGYVLSRKPEEIRVSDIILATEGELFLVTCTKETEDCHGKCDFDGLCVTQLVWSEANRRLNEYFASLTLKDLCEKAKDMGMEKELDHRFMYFI; this is translated from the coding sequence GTGAAGCTTTCGACCAAAGGACGTTATGGAGTCAGAGCCCTTTTCGACATGGCCTATCATTCCGGCGCCCTGCCAACTCAGATCAAGGATATTTCCCGGCGCCAGGACATTTCGCCCCGCTACCTCGAACAGATTTTTCAGGACCTTAAAAAAGCGGGCCTGCTCAAAAGCAAGCGCGGCCCCCAGGGTGGGTATGTGCTCTCCCGCAAGCCGGAAGAGATTCGCGTCAGCGATATCATACTGGCCACGGAAGGGGAGCTCTTTCTGGTCACCTGCACCAAGGAGACCGAGGACTGCCACGGCAAATGCGATTTTGACGGCCTCTGTGTTACCCAGCTCGTCTGGTCGGAAGCCAACCGCCGCCTCAACGAGTACTTTGCGTCCCTGACCCTCAAAGATCTCTGTGAAAAGGCCAAGGACATGGGGATGGAAAAAGAACTCGATCACCGGTTCATGTATTTTATCTGA
- a CDS encoding flavin reductase — protein MSNLSSLDPAFYPTPAALVTFNSPQGKTCLLPSPWMGVVWCSPPLLTLAFRHGCATRPLMQGVSRFVVNLPPDSLLDSSPLITWLMTKNPDMECAPELTPWHDRSLEITAIDECPVQLVCDQPVLNSRYGQDVLSGRVVALYADKSPVSMAEALDFGRYTSGRR, from the coding sequence ATGTCCAACCTCTCATCTCTTGACCCGGCCTTCTATCCGACCCCGGCGGCCCTGGTCACCTTCAACAGTCCCCAGGGTAAAACCTGTCTGCTGCCCTCCCCCTGGATGGGGGTCGTCTGGTGCAGCCCGCCGCTTCTGACCCTGGCTTTCAGGCACGGTTGTGCGACGCGGCCTCTGATGCAGGGAGTCTCTCGGTTCGTGGTCAATCTTCCTCCTGATTCCCTGCTCGATTCGTCGCCGCTGATCACCTGGCTGATGACGAAGAATCCCGATATGGAGTGCGCCCCGGAACTGACGCCCTGGCATGATAGGTCCCTGGAGATTACCGCCATCGACGAGTGCCCGGTGCAGTTGGTATGTGACCAGCCCGTGTTGAATAGCCGCTACGGGCAGGATGTCCTCAGTGGCAGGGTGGTCGCCCTGTATGCCGACAAGTCTCCTGTTTCCATGGCGGAAGCACTGGATTTCGGCCGCTACACCTCAGGGCGGCGTTAG
- a CDS encoding mechanosensitive ion channel family protein codes for MTSYTSAISERLEGFLSPQAVGKLLTEWTINLVVALVILIVFYALWRIVQVLMRGTFRRKMDETSFSFLETIVKFSLLTIGVVSALDSAGIKTSALLTSLGIVGLTIGFAARDALSNLISGILIFIDRPFVLGDLVEIEGVYGRVDRITLRSTRVVTSDGRMLAVPNTQVINKTVASYTNFPHLRIDVKVTVGVLEDLDHIRGLLLALVQDDPAFMTSPAPRVVVTELNDYNVAVELQAWLDDEKRHVEKRFELREKAFKTLNQAGVELPFETLKLQPLDVTLVGSKS; via the coding sequence ATGACGTCATACACTTCGGCTATTTCGGAGAGACTAGAGGGCTTTCTGAGTCCTCAGGCTGTGGGCAAACTGCTTACCGAATGGACCATCAACCTCGTCGTGGCCCTCGTAATACTTATCGTTTTTTATGCCCTGTGGCGAATAGTACAGGTCCTGATGCGTGGGACCTTTCGGCGCAAGATGGATGAAACGAGCTTTTCCTTTCTTGAAACAATCGTTAAATTTTCCCTGCTGACGATCGGTGTCGTCAGCGCCCTGGACTCTGCAGGCATCAAAACCTCGGCCTTGCTGACATCCCTGGGCATTGTCGGGTTGACGATCGGCTTTGCCGCCCGCGATGCCTTGTCCAACCTCATTTCCGGAATCCTGATTTTCATCGACCGCCCCTTCGTTCTCGGAGACCTTGTTGAGATCGAGGGGGTATATGGACGGGTCGACCGGATCACCCTGCGTTCGACCCGGGTGGTCACTTCCGACGGCCGCATGCTGGCCGTGCCGAATACTCAGGTTATCAACAAGACCGTTGCCTCCTATACCAACTTTCCGCACCTGCGCATTGATGTAAAGGTTACGGTCGGGGTTCTGGAGGATTTAGACCACATCCGCGGGCTATTGCTGGCACTGGTACAGGACGATCCGGCATTCATGACCAGTCCCGCGCCGCGCGTGGTGGTCACAGAACTGAACGATTACAATGTGGCGGTGGAACTGCAGGCCTGGCTCGATGATGAAAAAAGGCATGTCGAAAAACGTTTCGAGCTAAGGGAAAAGGCTTTCAAGACCCTGAATCAGGCGGGGGTGGAATTGCCTTTCGAAACCCTCAAGCTCCAGCCTCTGGATGTCACTCTGGTGGGTTCCAAATCCTGA
- a CDS encoding mechanosensitive ion channel family protein yields METLHTLFDQHIFGIGLGRYATAFGILLAALILRRVADHLFNRFLVPMAEKSANPYDDLTLRSLRKPGTFLFTLIGLFLAVQVLQLPVEPMDVRRFAHALLKVLITFDIAWALFNLVSVLEAYLTKWAHRTDSTLDDNLLPFVRKSLRVFIVFMAFLMAIQNLGYSISGLLASLGIGGVAVALAAKDTLSNIFGSFMIILDRPFCVGDWIKAGDMEGTVEEVGFRSTKIRTFAQTLISVPNNVIANMPLDNFSRMPKRRIKMTVGVTYETTPTQMREAVERIRALLRRHPAIDQDFFLVNFTDFGASSLDIMVYCFTTTTVWADYLDARQDVCLQVMDILEDLGLEIAFPSRSIYLRGKEEDGLPAPADAKA; encoded by the coding sequence ATGGAAACCCTGCACACCCTTTTTGATCAGCATATTTTCGGCATCGGCCTCGGCCGCTACGCCACAGCCTTCGGCATCCTGTTGGCGGCCCTGATTCTCCGGCGCGTCGCCGACCACCTGTTCAACCGCTTTCTCGTGCCGATGGCTGAAAAATCCGCCAACCCCTACGACGACCTGACCCTGCGGAGCCTGCGCAAACCGGGCACCTTTCTCTTCACCCTGATCGGCCTCTTCCTGGCGGTCCAGGTTCTACAGCTGCCGGTGGAACCGATGGATGTCCGCCGCTTCGCCCACGCCCTGCTCAAGGTACTCATCACTTTCGACATCGCCTGGGCCCTGTTCAATCTGGTGAGCGTGCTCGAAGCCTATCTGACCAAATGGGCCCACCGCACCGACTCAACCCTCGACGACAATCTGCTCCCCTTCGTCCGCAAGAGCCTGCGGGTGTTTATCGTCTTCATGGCCTTCCTCATGGCCATCCAGAATCTCGGCTACTCCATTTCGGGACTACTCGCCTCCCTCGGTATCGGCGGCGTCGCCGTGGCCCTGGCCGCCAAGGACACCCTCTCCAACATTTTCGGCTCCTTCATGATCATCCTCGACCGCCCTTTCTGCGTCGGCGACTGGATCAAAGCGGGAGATATGGAGGGGACCGTCGAGGAGGTCGGCTTTCGTTCCACCAAAATCCGCACCTTCGCCCAGACCCTGATCTCCGTCCCCAACAACGTCATCGCCAACATGCCCCTGGACAACTTCAGCCGCATGCCCAAGCGCCGCATCAAAATGACCGTCGGCGTGACCTACGAAACGACTCCGACCCAGATGCGCGAGGCGGTAGAACGCATCCGCGCGCTGCTGCGCCGTCATCCGGCCATCGACCAGGATTTCTTCCTCGTCAACTTCACCGACTTCGGCGCCTCCTCCCTCGATATCATGGTCTACTGCTTTACCACCACGACGGTCTGGGCCGACTACCTCGACGCCCGCCAGGACGTCTGCCTGCAGGTTATGGATATCCTCGAGGACCTGGGCCTGGAGATCGCTTTTCCCAGCCGCAGCATCTATCTGCGCGGCAAGGAAGAGGACGGTCTGCCCGCCCCGGCTGACGCCAAGGCCTGA
- a CDS encoding thermonuclease family protein, whose amino-acid sequence MRLRRFSIPIGTFTVLLLLALLSGMQKLPSSPPASAGLAGTVEWIYDGDTLKVSGIGKVRLLGIDTPEHEDSSRDRGLTRLGVPAKNLRPMAKAALQHNIALVKNRTVRLVTEAEERDRYGRLLAYVYLEDGTLLNRLLLEKGLAVVYRRFSFAQKNEFLRAEKTAREAGLGLWAP is encoded by the coding sequence GTGAGGCTTCGCCGCTTTTCCATCCCCATCGGGACATTCACTGTGCTTCTGCTCCTGGCCCTGCTGTCGGGGATGCAGAAGCTGCCCTCGTCCCCGCCCGCGTCCGCAGGCCTCGCCGGCACCGTCGAATGGATCTATGATGGCGACACCCTGAAAGTATCCGGCATCGGCAAAGTGCGCCTCCTCGGCATCGACACGCCGGAACATGAAGATTCCAGTCGCGATCGCGGCCTCACCCGCCTGGGCGTCCCTGCCAAGAATCTGCGGCCCATGGCCAAGGCGGCCCTGCAGCACAACATCGCCCTCGTTAAGAACCGCACCGTGCGCCTGGTCACCGAAGCGGAAGAACGCGATCGCTACGGTCGCCTGCTGGCCTACGTCTACCTGGAGGATGGTACCCTGCTCAACCGCCTCCTGCTCGAAAAGGGATTGGCCGTGGTCTATCGACGCTTCAGCTTCGCCCAAAAAAACGAGTTCCTGCGGGCCGAAAAAACGGCCCGTGAGGCTGGACTCGGTCTCTGGGCGCCCTAG
- a CDS encoding RCKP-type rubredoxin-like domain-containing protein, producing MAQWSCEKCGYEKEGRCKPKKCPTCNEQTTFVKK from the coding sequence ATGGCCCAGTGGAGTTGTGAAAAATGCGGTTATGAAAAAGAAGGGCGCTGCAAACCCAAAAAGTGTCCGACCTGCAACGAGCAGACAACTTTCGTCAAAAAATAA
- a CDS encoding malic enzyme-like NAD(P)-binding protein, which produces MEIEKGAGKIAKTLRVLIQDKPGYLGKLTSAIGMAGSNIGDIRLVRMGRTHNTREMTIYVDSEEQLETILDDIAKVEGIIVEEVIDLVHQLHEGGKIAMKSRLPINTIGDIRKLYTPGVASICRDIQKKPELAYRYTAIPNQVAIVTNGTAILGLGNIGAVAGMPVMEGKAALFDRLVNVSGIPILIESLDPQVIIDTVKNIAPTFGAIKLEDIAAPECFAIEDALDEALDIPVMHDDQHGTAVVVLAALLNTTHFSGLMLSKSTIGVIGLGAAGMGISKLLLSYGVKKVIGTDLKAESRDMLEKAGGAAGTLADVMAEANIVIATTGCPGLIKPSMVRKGQVILALSNPNPEITPEDAMAAGASFAADGKSVNNALGFPGIFRGALNVRATRINNKMKIAAAKAIAACAEEGELVPSILHKEVHAKVAEAVERAALESGIIKPWE; this is translated from the coding sequence ATGGAAATTGAAAAAGGCGCCGGCAAAATTGCCAAGACTCTCAGGGTTTTGATCCAGGACAAACCGGGTTATCTCGGTAAACTGACCTCGGCCATCGGCATGGCAGGCAGCAACATAGGCGACATCCGGCTTGTGCGCATGGGCCGTACCCATAACACCCGTGAGATGACGATCTACGTCGACTCGGAAGAGCAACTGGAAACGATCCTCGACGATATCGCCAAGGTCGAAGGCATCATCGTCGAAGAGGTTATCGACCTGGTGCACCAGCTGCACGAGGGCGGAAAGATCGCCATGAAGAGCCGACTTCCCATCAACACCATTGGCGACATCCGCAAACTCTACACGCCGGGGGTCGCTTCCATCTGCCGGGATATCCAGAAGAAGCCCGAGCTGGCCTATCGCTACACGGCCATTCCCAACCAGGTGGCCATTGTCACCAACGGCACCGCCATCCTGGGACTGGGCAACATCGGCGCCGTCGCCGGCATGCCGGTCATGGAGGGCAAAGCTGCCCTCTTCGACCGCCTCGTCAATGTCAGCGGCATCCCCATCCTCATCGAAAGCCTGGACCCACAGGTCATCATCGACACGGTCAAAAACATCGCCCCCACCTTCGGCGCCATCAAGCTGGAGGATATCGCCGCGCCCGAGTGTTTTGCCATCGAGGATGCCCTGGACGAGGCCCTGGACATCCCCGTCATGCATGACGATCAGCACGGTACGGCGGTCGTGGTGCTGGCGGCCCTGCTCAACACCACCCACTTTTCCGGTCTCATGCTGAGCAAATCGACCATCGGCGTCATTGGCCTTGGCGCGGCCGGCATGGGCATCTCGAAGCTCCTGCTCTCCTACGGCGTCAAGAAAGTCATCGGTACCGATCTCAAGGCCGAATCGCGCGACATGCTCGAAAAGGCTGGTGGAGCTGCCGGTACCCTGGCCGACGTCATGGCCGAGGCGAATATCGTCATCGCCACCACCGGCTGCCCCGGTCTTATCAAGCCTTCCATGGTCCGCAAGGGGCAGGTGATCCTGGCCCTGTCCAATCCCAACCCGGAAATCACCCCGGAAGACGCCATGGCGGCCGGCGCCTCCTTCGCCGCCGATGGCAAAAGCGTCAACAACGCCCTGGGCTTCCCCGGCATATTCCGAGGCGCCCTTAACGTGCGGGCGACCCGTATCAACAACAAGATGAAGATCGCCGCCGCCAAGGCCATCGCTGCCTGCGCTGAGGAAGGGGAACTGGTGCCGTCTATCCTGCATAAGGAGGTTCACGCCAAGGTGGCCGAAGCGGTGGAACGGGCCGCCCTTGAATCGGGCATCATCAAGCCCTGGGAGTGA